Proteins encoded by one window of Myxococcus guangdongensis:
- a CDS encoding mechanosensitive ion channel family protein, which produces MMHTDGRAWMALLVMGVVLGALPSQALNSGLPPPAAPMDRQTPHATAQGFLSAAHRGDYATAAHYLDLDFIPKAQQPERGAQLARRLKFVLDRKLAIDLSALSKAPEGDPADARFDQVGTIPLEGANVSVRLQRVTQDGALLWVFSESTVRLVDPLFEAYGPRVAEWLPPFFFSGTVLGLEPWQWLGLLVVLLGSVGLALLLEKVSLAFGLRLARWTSIELDDQLVAAGKGPLRLPFFAVLLAVGTSFLLLPRPTQTLFNRVSYSLIIVAVAWFILRFLRVFADFIQNRVNSESRDPARARSLRTQFAVLRAVFEAATYVVAAALLLMQFEVVRNVGVSLLASAGIAGIVIGLAAQKSIATLLAGIQLSITQPVRIGDQVVVETEFGTVEEITLTYVVLRVWDQRRMVIPITYFLDKPFQNWSKVSPELLGAVTLQVDYSTDVDALRGELKRILDNEAKAIWDGRVQTVVVLEAQDRTLTIRALVSAANPDKLFELRALVREKLVIFLRNHPQWLPFTRTESRQAPTVQADPQPDAPQDATPPGPRAS; this is translated from the coding sequence ATGATGCACACAGACGGCAGGGCCTGGATGGCCCTCCTCGTGATGGGGGTCGTCCTGGGGGCGCTGCCCTCCCAGGCGCTCAATTCGGGCCTCCCGCCGCCCGCGGCGCCGATGGACCGCCAGACGCCCCATGCCACGGCGCAGGGCTTCCTGTCCGCCGCGCACCGGGGGGACTACGCCACCGCGGCGCACTACCTGGACCTGGACTTCATCCCCAAGGCCCAGCAGCCCGAGCGCGGCGCCCAACTGGCGCGCCGGCTCAAGTTCGTGCTGGACCGCAAGCTCGCCATCGACCTGTCGGCGCTCTCCAAGGCCCCCGAGGGCGACCCGGCCGATGCTCGCTTCGACCAGGTGGGCACCATCCCCCTGGAGGGCGCCAACGTGAGCGTCCGGCTCCAGCGCGTGACGCAGGACGGCGCGCTGCTCTGGGTCTTCAGCGAGTCCACCGTCCGGCTGGTGGACCCCCTCTTCGAGGCGTACGGCCCCCGGGTGGCGGAGTGGCTGCCGCCGTTCTTCTTCTCCGGCACGGTGCTGGGGCTGGAGCCGTGGCAGTGGCTGGGCCTCCTGGTGGTGCTGCTGGGCTCGGTGGGGCTGGCGCTGCTCCTGGAGAAGGTGTCGCTGGCGTTCGGCCTGCGGCTCGCGCGCTGGACGAGCATCGAGCTGGATGACCAGCTGGTGGCGGCGGGGAAGGGGCCCTTGCGGCTGCCGTTCTTCGCGGTGCTCCTGGCGGTGGGCACGTCCTTCCTGCTGCTGCCGCGCCCCACGCAGACGCTGTTCAACCGGGTGAGCTACTCGCTCATCATCGTCGCGGTGGCGTGGTTCATCCTGCGCTTCCTGCGGGTGTTCGCGGACTTCATCCAGAACCGGGTCAATTCCGAGAGCCGCGACCCCGCCCGGGCGCGCTCGCTGCGCACCCAGTTCGCCGTGCTGCGCGCCGTCTTCGAGGCGGCGACGTACGTGGTGGCCGCGGCCCTGCTGCTGATGCAGTTCGAGGTGGTGCGCAACGTCGGCGTGTCGCTGCTCGCCTCGGCCGGAATCGCCGGCATCGTGATTGGTCTGGCGGCGCAGAAGTCCATCGCCACGCTGCTCGCGGGCATCCAGCTGTCCATCACCCAGCCGGTGCGCATCGGCGACCAGGTGGTGGTGGAGACCGAGTTCGGCACCGTGGAGGAAATCACCCTCACCTACGTGGTGCTGCGCGTCTGGGACCAGCGCCGCATGGTCATCCCCATCACCTACTTCCTGGACAAGCCCTTCCAGAACTGGAGCAAGGTCAGCCCCGAGCTGCTCGGCGCCGTCACCCTCCAGGTGGACTACTCCACGGACGTGGACGCGCTGCGCGGGGAGCTCAAGCGCATCCTCGACAACGAGGCCAAGGCCATCTGGGACGGCCGGGTGCAGACCGTCGTGGTGCTGGAGGCCCAGGACCGCACGCTGACCATCCGCGCGCTCGTCAGCGCCGCCAACCCGGACAAGCTCTTCGAGCTGCGTGCCCTGGTCCGCGAGAAGCTGGTCATCTTCCTGAGGAACCACCCCCAGTGGCTGCCCTTCACCCGCACCGAGTCCCGGCAGGCCCCCACCGTGCAGGCCGACCCCCAGCCGGACGCTCCCCAGGACGCCACCCCTCCGGGGCCTCGCGCTTCCTGA
- a CDS encoding response regulator translates to MSEKRRILLIDDSEITLAMEKAVLEARGYEVVATSTLMEFEKTLQAWRPDLILTDIHMPEAKGTDICRTLKNEYGTQDIPIVLFSSLPDVELSKLAEQVGADGFLSKENGLEAMGEKIDELVQSILW, encoded by the coding sequence GTGTCCGAGAAGCGAAGAATCCTCCTGATTGACGACAGCGAAATCACGCTCGCCATGGAGAAGGCCGTGCTGGAGGCGCGCGGCTACGAGGTCGTCGCCACCTCCACGCTGATGGAGTTCGAGAAGACGCTCCAGGCGTGGCGCCCGGACCTCATCCTCACGGACATCCACATGCCCGAGGCCAAGGGCACCGACATCTGTCGCACCCTCAAGAACGAGTACGGCACCCAGGACATCCCCATCGTCCTGTTCTCCAGCCTCCCGGACGTGGAGCTGTCCAAGCTGGCCGAGCAGGTGGGCGCCGACGGCTTCCTCTCCAAGGAGAACGGGCTGGAGGCCATGGGCGAGAAGATCGACGAGCTGGTGCAGAGCATCCTCTGGTGA
- a CDS encoding cytochrome c family protein has translation MPRPVLVAALWGLVLVLGGCRRTDPSPRPADPPEAGSSPTAAASSTAGAILFVSADTQGYLGPCGCSENMRGGIARAAFQVSEARQGALPVLYVDGGNSLFGEKTLKPGQVPQEELKAKALADAMRMMGLSVRATGPLDDTRGAAFRQGLGLPELADGTVKLLPAGPRKVGVVAADSPEQLVVASAKARSDGADFVLGLLDAPLEEAQQAAELPGLAVDVLVATRSASELSGEQNRLVKATVPVVAPQSKGRSLVRVDLSYAKAPGRFSLQKGQADLEREVAALEQRTALLDKEINLPGIDPKLKALKQAKRDELVARKQALVSAPPAASPDVNGFTVRFVPLESGLPSLPDAQALVARYDSEVGKLNLAWAKEHGQDCPVPAKGQAGFVGNEPCRSCHEESFPIWEKSKHHHAWETLEEVGKQHHLNCVGCHVTGWEQPGGVCRLDKVAGREDVGCESCHGPGSVHADEPSADNIIASPGEALCVTCHNPENSPHFDFATYLPRILGPGHGKPSDAASPDKPADERKPAKP, from the coding sequence ATGCCGCGCCCCGTCCTGGTCGCCGCCCTCTGGGGCCTGGTGCTGGTGCTCGGAGGCTGCAGGCGCACGGACCCCTCCCCCCGCCCGGCCGACCCCCCCGAGGCGGGCTCGTCCCCGACAGCCGCCGCGTCCTCCACAGCGGGCGCCATCCTCTTCGTCTCCGCGGACACCCAGGGCTATCTGGGCCCGTGCGGCTGCAGCGAGAACATGCGCGGTGGCATCGCCCGCGCGGCCTTCCAGGTGAGCGAGGCCCGCCAGGGCGCGCTGCCCGTGCTGTACGTGGATGGGGGCAACAGCCTCTTCGGGGAGAAGACGCTCAAGCCCGGCCAGGTGCCGCAGGAGGAGCTGAAGGCGAAGGCGCTCGCGGACGCCATGCGGATGATGGGGCTGTCGGTGCGCGCCACCGGCCCGTTGGATGACACGCGCGGCGCGGCCTTCCGACAGGGATTGGGTTTGCCCGAGCTGGCGGATGGCACGGTGAAGCTGTTGCCCGCGGGCCCTCGCAAGGTGGGCGTGGTGGCGGCGGACTCGCCGGAGCAGCTGGTGGTGGCGAGCGCGAAGGCCCGCTCGGACGGCGCGGACTTCGTGCTGGGGTTGTTGGACGCGCCGTTGGAGGAGGCGCAGCAGGCGGCGGAGCTGCCGGGGCTCGCGGTGGACGTGTTGGTGGCCACCCGCTCCGCCTCGGAGCTGAGCGGCGAGCAGAACCGGCTGGTGAAGGCCACCGTCCCCGTCGTCGCGCCGCAGAGCAAGGGGCGCTCGCTGGTGCGCGTGGACCTGAGCTACGCGAAGGCGCCCGGGCGCTTCTCGCTCCAGAAGGGACAGGCCGACCTGGAGCGCGAGGTGGCCGCGCTGGAGCAGCGCACGGCGCTGTTGGACAAGGAGATCAACCTCCCGGGCATCGACCCGAAGCTCAAGGCGCTCAAGCAGGCCAAGCGCGACGAGCTGGTGGCGCGCAAGCAGGCCCTGGTGTCGGCGCCGCCCGCCGCGTCACCCGACGTCAATGGCTTCACGGTGCGCTTCGTGCCGCTGGAGTCGGGGCTGCCTTCGCTGCCGGACGCGCAGGCGCTGGTGGCGCGCTACGACTCGGAGGTGGGCAAGCTGAACCTCGCGTGGGCGAAGGAGCATGGCCAGGACTGCCCCGTTCCCGCGAAGGGACAGGCGGGGTTCGTCGGCAATGAGCCGTGCCGCTCGTGCCACGAGGAGAGCTTCCCCATCTGGGAGAAGTCCAAGCACCACCACGCGTGGGAGACGCTGGAGGAGGTGGGCAAGCAGCACCACCTCAACTGCGTGGGCTGTCACGTGACGGGCTGGGAGCAGCCGGGTGGCGTGTGCCGGTTGGACAAGGTGGCCGGGCGCGAGGACGTGGGCTGCGAGAGCTGCCATGGTCCGGGCTCCGTGCACGCCGACGAGCCGAGCGCGGACAACATCATCGCGTCACCCGGTGAAGCGCTCTGCGTCACCTGCCACAACCCGGAGAACTCGCCCCACTTCGACTTCGCGACGTACCTGCCGCGAATCCTGGGACCGGGCCACGGGAAGCCCTCGGACGCCGCGTCACCCGACAAGCCGGCGGACGAGCGGAAACCCGCGAAGCCGTAA
- a CDS encoding LysM peptidoglycan-binding domain-containing protein has product MPPPPAGMRVLAASETPAPASAELKPAPSTDNTVAPAAQPSMPDTGTATRPTGPAAEPSRAGTADLAKGTKAEGASPSTGSTSATTVAKGTKVEGSSTPTGAASATTVAKGTKVEGTASMGVAPTASKQEPVAPATDAAPDDDEADEARAVAGAPDEEDEEPEATREVVESESAELEEMRALESVTLDPTAKPSAEVMQSLRRLGLANPLRMRMLDALEEPTFREDDSPEQLPLITNLATFDVRSIQDRYDIPVEMQPLVAQYIQFFQGPGRRWFRKWMSRSARYLPVMQPILEKHGMPLDTVYLAMIESGFSAHAYSWAHASGPWQFISSTGKQYGLKQDFWVDERRDPLKATHAAATYLKDLYRELGHWYLAWAGYNTGSGRVRRMIDRHGTRDFWALSEEKGLAKETKHYVPKLIAAALVAKNPSAFGFSDEEFDYERPLEFDEVDLTDATDLDVVARAAGVNIQDVQDLNPELKRWCTPPASTKHPYKLRLPKGAGPQFVEGFKRISPAERLTFRVHKVKRGDTLSQIAERYGTASEAILQMNRLKSARTLKLGADLVIPIPASKAAGTTGGAIASKVAQARRSGVVAHRPEDEVPAGTPKGPVAAGPVKTETLNGRTRVTYGVQSGDSLWVIATKFNVSVDELKKWNNLRRRNPTLQVGSLVYVWPQGTAQVQERAGTVVVAKQVASNAGKPVSGGKVHALAEGETLWSVAQRYGVSVQDIMRWNNIKDHRTIPTGKVLSLSAP; this is encoded by the coding sequence ATGCCGCCGCCTCCCGCCGGCATGCGCGTGCTCGCCGCGAGCGAGACGCCGGCGCCCGCCTCGGCTGAGCTGAAGCCCGCGCCCTCGACGGACAACACCGTTGCTCCCGCCGCGCAGCCGAGCATGCCAGACACCGGCACGGCCACGCGCCCCACCGGACCGGCAGCCGAGCCGTCGCGCGCGGGCACGGCGGACTTAGCGAAGGGAACGAAGGCCGAGGGCGCCTCGCCGTCCACAGGCTCGACTTCAGCGACGACCGTGGCGAAGGGCACGAAGGTCGAGGGCTCCTCGACTCCTACGGGCGCGGCCTCCGCGACGACGGTCGCGAAGGGCACGAAGGTCGAAGGCACCGCGAGCATGGGCGTGGCCCCCACGGCGAGCAAGCAGGAGCCGGTGGCCCCCGCGACCGATGCCGCGCCGGACGATGACGAAGCCGATGAGGCACGTGCGGTCGCGGGTGCTCCCGATGAAGAGGACGAGGAGCCGGAGGCCACGCGCGAGGTGGTCGAGTCCGAGTCCGCGGAGCTGGAGGAGATGCGCGCGCTGGAGAGCGTGACGCTGGACCCCACCGCGAAGCCGAGCGCGGAGGTGATGCAGTCGCTGCGGCGCCTGGGCCTCGCCAATCCGCTGCGCATGCGCATGCTGGACGCGCTCGAGGAGCCCACCTTCCGCGAGGACGACTCCCCCGAGCAGCTCCCGCTCATCACCAACCTGGCCACGTTCGATGTCCGCAGCATCCAGGACCGCTACGACATCCCGGTGGAGATGCAGCCGCTCGTCGCGCAGTACATCCAGTTCTTCCAGGGGCCCGGGCGTCGCTGGTTCCGCAAGTGGATGTCCCGCTCCGCGCGCTACCTGCCGGTGATGCAGCCCATCCTCGAGAAGCACGGCATGCCGCTCGACACCGTGTACCTGGCGATGATCGAGAGTGGCTTCTCCGCGCACGCCTACTCGTGGGCGCACGCCTCCGGCCCCTGGCAGTTCATCTCCAGCACCGGCAAGCAGTACGGCCTCAAGCAGGACTTCTGGGTGGACGAGCGCAGGGACCCCCTCAAGGCGACCCACGCCGCCGCCACCTACTTGAAGGACCTCTACCGGGAGCTGGGCCACTGGTACCTGGCCTGGGCCGGCTACAACACGGGCTCCGGCCGCGTGCGGCGCATGATTGACCGCCACGGCACGCGCGACTTCTGGGCGCTCTCCGAGGAGAAGGGCCTGGCGAAGGAGACCAAGCACTACGTGCCCAAGCTCATCGCCGCCGCGCTCGTCGCGAAGAACCCGTCCGCGTTCGGCTTCTCCGACGAGGAGTTCGACTACGAGCGGCCCCTCGAGTTCGACGAGGTGGACCTCACCGACGCCACGGACCTGGACGTGGTGGCCCGCGCGGCGGGCGTGAACATCCAGGACGTGCAGGACCTGAACCCGGAGCTCAAGCGCTGGTGCACGCCGCCCGCGAGCACGAAGCACCCCTACAAGCTGCGGCTGCCCAAGGGCGCGGGCCCCCAGTTCGTCGAGGGGTTCAAGCGCATCTCCCCCGCGGAGCGGCTGACCTTCCGCGTGCACAAGGTGAAGCGCGGCGACACGCTGTCGCAAATCGCGGAGCGCTACGGCACGGCCTCCGAGGCCATCCTCCAGATGAACCGGCTCAAGAGCGCGCGGACGCTGAAGCTCGGCGCGGACCTGGTCATCCCCATCCCCGCGAGCAAGGCCGCCGGAACGACGGGCGGCGCCATCGCGAGCAAGGTGGCCCAGGCCCGCCGCAGCGGCGTCGTGGCGCACCGCCCCGAGGACGAGGTGCCCGCCGGCACGCCCAAGGGCCCCGTGGCCGCGGGCCCCGTGAAGACGGAGACGCTCAACGGCCGCACGCGCGTGACGTACGGCGTGCAGTCCGGCGACAGCCTCTGGGTCATCGCCACCAAGTTCAACGTGTCGGTGGATGAGTTGAAGAAGTGGAACAACCTGCGCCGGCGCAACCCGACACTGCAGGTGGGCTCGCTCGTCTACGTGTGGCCCCAGGGCACGGCCCAGGTGCAGGAGCGCGCGGGCACCGTCGTGGTGGCCAAGCAGGTCGCGTCGAACGCGGGCAAGCCCGTGAGCGGCGGCAAGGTGCACGCGCTGGCCGAGGGCGAGACGCTCTGGTCCGTCGCGCAGCGCTACGGCGTCAGCGTCCAGGACATCATGCGGTGGAACAACATCAAGGACCACCGCACCATCCCCACCGGAAAGGTCCTCTCGCTGAGCGCGCCGTGA
- a CDS encoding L,D-transpeptidase family protein yields MRVDLSGSTSRQGLPSDPVTRATPWFGGHTRAAGVGEPDAHPRTVASVESRTALPLSASPVDAKARASREPSHTLPLSASLADAMPLASLEPSSTLSLSTSPADAGARASRVSEAGFSAMNPGVSTQAPSRDAAPHAGAVGGWGISTWTPAPSPLGNARFTHAVQLSPVASGQEVLGPGSRGEGIRAVQSALLEMGFAVHGGADGQFGPQTVRALRNFQVHASRTLPGVKVTGALDAATLKALDSLAPAPGARGQSRGIPPAVYEGQPVRVIVALREHRTFLYDAEGRLVDIFPNASGTQATPTRAGLKVVRSRLDQAAAEAAGARLWNDKHVFGTRILDLSWADGRHSAEELHGTNAPALLGMDVSHGCIRHSNEAIIVLHDALSAGDRVAIVEHVNDPHLGAVAPVPVS; encoded by the coding sequence ATGCGCGTCGACCTCTCCGGGTCCACTTCACGCCAGGGCCTCCCGTCGGACCCGGTCACCCGCGCCACCCCGTGGTTCGGCGGCCACACGCGCGCGGCGGGCGTCGGCGAGCCAGATGCCCACCCGCGAACAGTCGCCTCCGTCGAGTCACGAACCGCGCTTCCGCTGTCCGCGAGCCCGGTGGACGCGAAGGCCCGTGCGTCACGCGAGCCGAGCCACACGCTCCCGCTCTCCGCGAGCCTTGCGGACGCGATGCCCCTGGCGTCACTCGAGCCGAGCTCCACACTCTCGCTGTCCACGAGCCCGGCCGACGCGGGGGCCCGCGCTTCGCGCGTGTCCGAGGCTGGCTTCAGCGCCATGAACCCAGGAGTCTCGACGCAGGCTCCCTCACGAGACGCCGCTCCACACGCGGGCGCGGTGGGCGGGTGGGGCATCTCCACGTGGACGCCCGCCCCCTCCCCGCTCGGCAACGCCCGCTTCACCCACGCCGTGCAGCTGTCGCCCGTGGCCTCGGGACAGGAAGTGCTCGGCCCAGGCTCACGTGGTGAGGGCATCCGCGCGGTGCAGAGCGCGCTGCTGGAGATGGGCTTCGCCGTGCACGGCGGCGCGGACGGTCAGTTCGGCCCCCAGACGGTCCGCGCGCTGCGCAACTTCCAGGTGCACGCCAGCCGCACGCTTCCAGGCGTCAAGGTGACGGGCGCGCTCGACGCGGCCACGCTCAAGGCGCTCGACTCGCTGGCACCCGCGCCCGGTGCTCGAGGACAGTCGCGCGGGATTCCTCCCGCCGTCTACGAGGGCCAACCCGTGCGCGTCATCGTCGCGCTGCGCGAGCACCGCACGTTCCTCTACGACGCCGAAGGGCGGCTGGTGGACATCTTCCCGAACGCCTCGGGCACGCAGGCCACGCCCACGCGCGCGGGCCTCAAGGTCGTCCGCTCACGTCTGGACCAGGCCGCCGCCGAGGCCGCCGGGGCGCGCCTCTGGAACGACAAGCACGTCTTCGGCACGCGCATCCTGGACCTGTCGTGGGCGGACGGACGCCACTCCGCCGAGGAGCTGCATGGCACCAACGCCCCCGCCCTGCTCGGCATGGACGTGTCCCACGGCTGCATCCGTCACTCGAACGAGGCCATCATCGTGCTCCACGACGCGCTGTCCGCGGGGGACCGCGTGGCCATCGTGGAGCACGTGAACGACCCGCACCTGGGCGCCGTCGCCCCGGTGCCGGTCTCCTGA
- a CDS encoding ATP-binding protein, whose translation MSKVRKVHKEDPLADLPRWAQQLARKYYTKTVSTFLLYGAVRDLQPLKMEDESLGFGTLKTFLSEELFGGRDHVLFYDRSSGIRSATPETQKDLARTMSGYDAMYGTDYAKVMPRDPGRALQILENFLRMRLSEGRSLALIIDFAETLVPGGEISHLSSEDRFVLATLDKWAHDPQFLAGDVSVVLLAENLADIAPRISRNPYVAPIELPLPTEEERLEYVRYKLEGKRLQSLSDVPLAGLAKMTAGLSRINLDRVLTEALEREVRITSELLKEKKKEIIQAECHGLLEFIEPAHTLDAVAGHAKAKQMLRQAASALKKGRLEVMPMGYLLSGPVGTGKTFMVSCFAGEIGIPVVKFLNFRSQWQGVTEANLEKIFNLLKALWPVAVMIDEADTFLGNRDSGGDSGTSSRVFGSIASFMGNTQYRGKIVWFLMTARPDLLPIDLKRQGRAEEHLALFYPQTDAERDELFQAMSKKTGVSVEGIESYSKLIPEGVRAFSGADIEAVMVRSKFRALAEGREAVSKEDLVAVLADFVPPSYPLEIELQNLVAVQECTSRELLPEVYRAVDRDLITRRVRELKALLEQG comes from the coding sequence GTGAGCAAGGTACGCAAGGTCCACAAGGAAGATCCGCTGGCGGACCTCCCCCGCTGGGCGCAGCAGCTTGCGCGCAAGTACTACACGAAGACGGTGAGCACCTTCCTGCTCTACGGAGCGGTGAGGGACCTGCAGCCGCTCAAGATGGAGGACGAGTCGCTGGGCTTCGGCACGCTCAAGACGTTCCTCTCCGAGGAGCTCTTCGGCGGACGAGACCATGTCCTCTTCTATGACCGCTCGTCGGGCATCCGCTCGGCCACGCCGGAGACGCAGAAGGACCTGGCGCGGACGATGTCCGGGTACGACGCGATGTACGGCACGGACTACGCCAAGGTCATGCCGAGAGACCCGGGTCGTGCGCTCCAGATATTGGAGAACTTCCTGCGGATGCGGCTGAGCGAGGGGCGCTCGCTGGCGCTCATCATCGACTTCGCCGAGACGCTGGTGCCGGGCGGCGAGATTTCGCACCTGTCCTCCGAGGACCGCTTCGTGCTGGCCACGCTGGACAAGTGGGCGCACGACCCGCAGTTCCTCGCGGGTGACGTGTCCGTGGTGCTGCTCGCGGAGAACCTGGCGGACATCGCGCCGCGCATCTCCCGCAACCCGTACGTCGCGCCCATCGAGCTGCCGCTGCCCACCGAGGAGGAGCGGCTGGAGTACGTGCGCTACAAGCTGGAGGGCAAGCGGCTGCAGTCGCTGTCCGACGTGCCGCTCGCGGGCCTGGCGAAGATGACGGCGGGCCTGTCCCGCATCAACCTGGACCGGGTGCTCACCGAGGCGCTGGAGCGCGAGGTGCGCATCACCTCGGAGCTCCTCAAGGAGAAGAAGAAGGAGATCATCCAGGCGGAGTGCCACGGCCTCTTGGAGTTCATCGAGCCGGCGCACACGCTGGACGCGGTGGCGGGCCACGCCAAGGCGAAGCAGATGCTGCGGCAGGCGGCCTCGGCGCTGAAGAAGGGGCGCCTGGAGGTCATGCCCATGGGCTACCTGCTGTCAGGCCCCGTGGGCACGGGCAAGACGTTCATGGTGAGCTGCTTCGCCGGGGAGATTGGAATCCCGGTGGTGAAGTTCCTGAACTTCCGCAGCCAGTGGCAGGGCGTCACCGAGGCGAACCTGGAGAAGATCTTCAACCTGCTCAAGGCCCTGTGGCCGGTGGCGGTGATGATCGATGAGGCGGACACGTTCCTGGGCAACCGCGACTCGGGCGGGGACTCGGGGACGAGCAGCCGCGTGTTCGGCTCGATTGCCTCCTTCATGGGCAACACGCAGTACCGCGGCAAAATCGTCTGGTTCCTGATGACGGCGCGGCCGGACCTGCTGCCCATCGACCTGAAGCGGCAGGGGCGCGCGGAGGAGCACCTGGCGCTCTTCTATCCGCAGACGGACGCGGAGCGCGACGAGCTGTTCCAGGCCATGTCCAAGAAGACGGGCGTGTCCGTGGAGGGCATCGAGTCCTACTCCAAGCTGATTCCGGAGGGTGTGCGCGCCTTCAGCGGCGCGGACATCGAGGCCGTGATGGTGCGCTCGAAGTTCCGCGCGCTGGCGGAAGGGCGCGAGGCCGTGTCCAAGGAGGACCTGGTCGCGGTGCTCGCGGACTTCGTGCCGCCCAGCTACCCGCTGGAAATCGAGCTGCAGAACCTGGTGGCGGTGCAGGAGTGCACCAGTCGCGAGCTGCTCCCGGAGGTTTACCGCGCGGTGGACCGCGACCTCATCACCCGTCGGGTGCGTGAGCTCAAGGCGCTGCTCGAGCAGGGGTAG